The DNA sequence ATGCCTCGCCGACGGTGAGGATGCCGTCTTCCGATCCGGGAACGGCGGGGTTGGGTGTCACGTCGCGATTCTTGATGAACTCGTGGCGAGTGTGCATCACGGATCGCTCATCGTCATTGCCGTTCATCAGAGCGAACGCCGCATGCTGCTTCAGGTTGGTCTGACACTTGACCTTCGCACCCTCTGATTTTGCCGAGCTAAGCGCCGGCATGAGGATCGAAATCAATAACGCGATAATTGCGATAACAACCAATAACTCAATGAGCGTAAACCCCGGCCGACGACCCTTACCTTCCATTTGCATCGCAACTCCTCTCATTCTCGGGCGGAAGCGCCCACCAGGACTGAAACACCAACCATGCTTGTTCGCATCGCGAACGGCGGTGCAGGTTCATACCTGTCACAAGTCAGACCAGTCACGACTTGAAACGACTTCTGGGCGAAATACAGGTTAACACCAGTTTCTTAATGAACCGTCGACGGCTTAGGCAGAATAGCCTCAAACGAAAACCGACACGATCCAGATTGTCTAACAGCGTACTCGCCTGTGACAGAACCCTGGCACCACTTTGAAAGCCGCTGTCAGGTTGGTCGGACCTGAACGCTCGACGCGATCCCAGAGCAATTAGAGTCTAGAATATGAACAATTTCGGACGCATGCAAGCGCAAACTCAAAGATTTTCCGCACTCAGCTGCGGCGGGCAATCCTTGGGGGATCTCACTTCTTCCCCCTCCCCCCGACGATCCTCTATCTTGCCCCCACTCGGCAAACCCAAATCTCGTGAGTCAGCAATGAAAACGGGTGGCCGCAACCCGAAGGCCGCGACCACCCGCTTTACACTCATTCATTCACTAACTCAAGATAGAGCAAGCCTTTAGCGAGGCTCCATCTCACTGGATTCCCTTCAGCCAGCCGGCTGCATCAGTTGCAGGATCCGGTCTGATTGAGAAGCTTGTCAACAAAGCCCTGGATATCGCCCAGATCCACGGACGAGTTGCCATTGATGTCCGAACATGGGCAGCCACCCGGCGAATTCAACAGGCAATTAACGAATGCGGCACAATCGCGGCCGTCAATAACGCCATCGCCGCTCGAGTCGCCAAGGCATGTCGAACAAACGGGAACCGATCCGCAGCTTCCCGAGCCGGCAAGCAGCGTCTGAACGAAGCCCGGCACGTCAGCCAGATTGACCGCCGAGTCATTGTTCATGTCGCCGCACGGGCATCCGGCACCACCGGCAATCAGACAATCCGAGAACGAATCGACATCGCGACCGTCGAGAACGCCGTCGCCATTCGTATCACCCGGACAGGTGGTGCATTCGGTCGAGCTAGCACAAACGCCCGCGCCGAAGCCGTCGATGTGCAGGCTCCACGAGACGAGCGTGCCGATACCGAACGCATCCGCGTCGATCACCTGAATGGTCCACGTTCCCGCCGCATCCATGCCGTCGAATGCCGAGAGCGTCTGGTTCGGCGTGAAGCTCGGCGGTGATGTCGGAAGCGGAGTGCCCACGCCGCCACTGCACGCATTCTCGATCGGGCCGCCTGTACCTTCGTCGTCAAGCCGAACGTTGATGTTGTTCTGCAGACATCCGAATGCCGAGATGGCAGGCGAACCGATTCGCTGAATCACCGAGCGGGTCACGCCATTGTGCGTGATGTTGACCGTGATCTGGCCGACCGCCTGAATCGTGATGTTCACGCTCAGATCGACGTCGGCGATCAGATACGAATTCGGCACGACAATCGAGCGGCTCAGGCCGGTCGGGTTGTTGTTCGGAATCGCAACGTTGGCCGTGTCGGTGTAGGTCGTCGGGTTGTTCGCGGGGCCGCCGCAAGGCACGCCGACGCCTTCGAACGATCCACCCAAGCCCTGGCAACAGACACTCGACGTGATCACGCACTCAGAGGCACTGAGACAGCAGGCGCCTGTGACCGTCTCGCAGGTCGAATTCGCGCCAGACCACGTTCCGCCTGCCGCGTTGCACTGCGGCAGCGTGCGTGCATTCTGGCACGCGCCGGTACCCAGACAGCACGCACCGGTCAAAGCCGGACAATTCGCTGTCGCACAGGTGGTGAAATTGCCCTGATATGTGCGGTTCGGACCGACGCACTCAGCCTGAGTCGTCTCAACACAGGTCACGTTTAGCGAATCGCAGCAGGCGCCCCGAATGATGCACACACCTGGAGTGCAGGTTGTGCCCGCACCGAGATAGCGGCCGCTGAGGGCGGCGCAATCGGCGGCAGTCTGAATCGAGCAGTCGGTATCCAACTGGCCGACGCAGCATGCGCCAGGCGTTGCGTTACAGGGGTTCACGCCTTGACCGTCTAGGATAAGCTCCCATGAGATCAAGGTCCCCGTGTCAGTTGCGGCATTGTCAATCACCGTCAACGTCCATGTGCCGGCCGAATCCTGCCCATCAAACGCACTGAGCGGGTTATTCGGAATGTAGTTCGGCGGCGACGTGAGGTTCAGCACGCATTGCGATTCAATCGCCAGCGTCCCCTCGTCGTCGAGCACGATGTTATTGAGGTTATCCTGTGCGCAACCGAACGGCGTACCTACGTGGCACGGCGTACCGGCCACGACAGCCCCCATGCGCTGAATCATGTCCACCGTCGTGGCGTTATGAGACAAGCTGACGCACAGATCACCCACGAAGGTGTGTGTGATATTCAAACGCACGTTGACGTCACCCAGAACGAAACTGGCAGGAACGTTGATGGTATCCGAAGTGCCCGCAGGAGCGTTATCCGGAACCGCGACGTTCGGCGTGCTAATGAACGTCTGGGGATTTCCAGCCGAATCGCCGCAGTTCTGGCCCGGCAAGAACGATCCGCCCTGAGCGTTGCACGGGTTGAACTGCACGCCGGCCTGGCAACCGCCGCCCGGCAGACAGCACGCACCAAGAATGATCGGACAACCGGAGCAGTTGGTGAAGCCACCAAGCCAGTTGCCGCCCTGGGTCGAGCACTGGGCACTCGTCAACTGCTGACACGCACCCGTCACCGGCAGACAGCACGCACCGAGAATCTGGCATACGTTGCCGGAGCAGGCCGTGCCGCCACCGATGAATCGACCGCCGGCTGACGCGCACGCGACAGCATCAAGCAGCTGACAATCCGCGACTGTTTCGCTGAAGCAGCAAGCGCCCGGCTCCGTATCGCATGGGTTGGCGCCCAGACCGTCAATGATCAACGACCACGACACCAGTGTGCCTTGATCCGCGGCGGCGTCGTCGAAGACATTCAGCGTCCAGAGGCCCGATGCATTGATACCGTCAAACGCCGACAAAGGACTGAACGGCTGGTAGGTACCCACCGTCGGCTGGGCGCAGACGATCGGAGCAGCTTCATCATCGAAAGTGATCTGCATATTGTCGTTTGCGCCACACTGGTCCTGCATCACTCGAACAGTGACGCCGTTGTGGATCAGATCGATATCCAGATCCGCAAGGAATGTGTGGTTGATGATAATCTCGACGTTGACATCACCAATCGTGAAGCTGTCAGCAATGTTTTGAGTAACCGTCGTGTTGGTGTTATCAGTGATCGGAGCATTGGGATTCGCCGTGTAGGTCGTCGGATTACCCGCCGACTCACCGCAGTTAAGGCCGTCACCGAGGTAAGCCCCGCCAGCCGCCAGACAGCATGCCTGCGTTGCGATGTTGCACGAGCCGTCGCCGAGACAGCACGCGCCAGTCGTGGTGCAGTTGCCGCCCGGATTGAAGCTGCCGCCCTGAGCCGTGCAGCTGGAGAACTGCGAATTCGGCAGACATTGCAGATTCGGCAGGCAGCATGTGCCTGTCACGACCGGGCACTGTGAACAAGGCGTGAAGTTGCCAAGGTAGTTGCCGTTCGGGGACGCCTGACAAGCCGCCTGCGTCAGTTGCTGACACGCGCCTGTCACGGTATTGCAGCAGGCCCCGCGCGGAACACAGATATCACCCGCACACGCCGTGCCACCACCCTGGAACCGCCCGCCCGCAGTCGAGCAATCGACGGCATTGAGCAACTGGCAACCAGCCAGCGTCTCAGTGAAACAGCAGGCGCCGGGATCCGTATCGCACGGGTTCACGCCGACACCGTCCACCACGAGCGACCACGACACGAACGTACCGAGATCGCCGCCCGCATTGTCCACAACATTCAGCGTCCAACTACCCGACGAATTCAATCCATTAAACACGCTGAGCGGGTTGTTGGGCGTGTAGTTTGGAGGAGATGTCAGGTTCTCAACACACTGCGTCTCGATCGCCCCGCCGGTACCCTCGTCATCGAGAACAATATTGACAAGGTTGTCCGTCGCACATCCGAATGGAGCTCCCGCCGGACATGCACCGGCCGCACCCATGCGCTGAATCAAGCCGGCCGTGACGCCGTCGTGTGTCAGGCTAACACAAACGTCACCGACCCACGTGTGCGTGATGTTCACGACGATATTGACATCGCCGACCGTAAAGGAATCGGCAACGTTAATCGTGTCGTTTATGCCGGCCGCGACAGCGTCCGGAATCGCGAGATTGGGTGTTGAAGTCAGTGTCGTCGGATTTCCCGCGGCGTCGCCGCAGTTAGTCCCGTTGCCCAGGTAAGCTCCGCCCGCTGCCAGACAACAAGCCTGCGTCGCGACCGTACACCCGGAAACGCCGGTGCAGCAGGCGCCGACCGTGGCGCACTCACCGCCCGGATTGAACGTGCCGCCTTGTGACGTACACGAATTGAACTGGGTGTTCGGCACGCACTGGAGGTTCGGCAGACAACAGGAACCATTCACCACCGGACACTGCGAGCACGGCGTGAAATCGCCAAGGAAGTTACCGTTCGGCGAGGCTTGGCAGGCTTCTTCCGTCAGTTGCTGACACGCGCCCGTCACCGTATTGCAGCAGGCTCCGCGCGGAACGCAGATGTCGCCGGTGCACGCCGTGCCCCCGCCCTGGAATCGGCCGCTGGCCGATGCGCAATCCACGGCGTTAAGCAACTGGCAATCGCCGATGCCCTCGCTGAAGCAGCAGGCGCCCGGTTCCGTGTCGCACGGATTGATTCCAACGCGGTCGATAATCAGCGACCACGAAACTAGTGTGCCCTGGTCTGCGCCGGCGTCGTCAAACACATTAAGCGTCCAGACGCCCGTTGCGCTTTGACCGTCGAATGCCGACAGCGGACTGAACGGCTGGTAGGTTCCAACCGTCGGGCTCGCACAGACGATGGCTGAACCTTCATCGTCGAACGTGATCTGCATGTTGTCGTTCGCACCGCACTGATCCTGCATAACCCGAACAGTCACCCCGTCATGCGACAGGTCGATGTCAAGGTCGGCCAGGAAGGTGTGCGTGATGTCAAGGAACAGATTCACGTCACCAATGATGAAGGAATCCGCCACGTTCTGATTGACGTTCGTGTTGTTGTTGTCCGTAATCGGCGCGTTCGGGTTGCTCTGATAGGTGGTCGGATCGCCGGCGGCCTCACCGCAACCGGTCAGAGGCAGGAAGGAGCCTCCCAGCGGCGTGCACTGATTGATTCGAACGTTTGCAATGCAACTGGTGTCAGGCAGACAGCAGGCGCCCAGAATCACCGGGCAGTTCCCGCAACTCGTGAAGTCTCCAAGGAAGTTTGAATTGGGCAGCGCCTGACAGGCTTCCTGTGTAAGTTGCTGACAGCTGCCATCAAACGTGTTGCAGCAGGCGCCGCGAGGAATGCAGATGTCACCCGAGCACGGCGTGTTGCCGCCTTGGAAGCGACCGCCGGCCTGAGCACAGTCGATCGCATTCAGTTGCTGGCAGTCGCCCGTGCCTTCGCTGAAACAGCACGCGCCAGGATCAGTGTCGCAAGGACTGAAGCCCGTGCCGTCCAGAATGATGGCCCAGGAAATCAGCGTCCCGTCGTCCGCCGCGGTAAACGCGTCCGAAACCGTCAGTGTCCACGCCCCATTGGCGTTCATTCCGTTGAAAGCGCTCAACGGATTGTTCGGTGTGTAGTTCGGTGGCGAAGTCAGGTTCGCGACGCACTGATTCTCGATCGCACCGCCCGTGCCGGAATCGTCCAGAATGATATTGACCAGATTGTCCGCCGCACAGCCGTCGGTCGGATCAGGAATCGGGAACCCGGGTTGATCGATGATCCGGACCGTGGTGCCGCCATGTTCGAGGTCGGCAATCAGATCGCCGATCCACGTATGCGCAATATTCAATCGCACATTCACATCGCCAAGCGTGAAGCTCGTGGGCACATTGATCGTGGAAATGGCGGTTGCAACGCCAATTGCCGCATTCGGCGAAGCAGACAATTCCACGGGCTCGCCGGCTGATTCGCCGCAGGACACACCCTCTCCAAGGAAAGCGCCGCCGGCTTCCGCACAGCATTGCTGATTAGACTGGACGCAGAGCGTTTCAGAAATACAACATGCACCCAGCGTACCGCATGTCGTTGCGTCGCCGTTATAGGTGCCGCCCTGAGTCGCGCAGGCCACTTCATTCAGAATCGCACAATTGCCAGTCGGCAGACAGCAAGCGCCGGTTGAAGCGCAGGTCAGGCCCGGGCAGATCACTTCCACCGCATACGGTCCAACCGCTCCGGCCGCCCATGCAGCGACTTCGATGTAGTAGGTGTTGCCGACAATCAGGTTCGTCACGCAGACACTCGACCGTAAACCGTTCGTACCGCAACCGGTCGTGTCGTCGTTGCAGGCCAATTGGGTGCCGAGCGCGCCGCACTCGCCACTGAAAACCTGAAGGATCGAGTCCGTTGCCGGAGCAAGACTCGAGCAGGTTCGAATCGTCGCAGAAGACGTCGTCGGAACGAAAGTAAACCAGATCGTGCCGAACCCAGCCTGCGGGCCGCCAACACGGCAGGGAAACAGCGGATCGGATGCGTCCGTCGTCGCTTCCGTGTTGTCCACGGTGATCGTTTCGCCGCACTGAATCGGAATCGCGTTGACGCACAGATCATTGATCGGCGGAATCGGACACGGTGTGGCGCAGGTTATCCCAGCGTCCCATCGGCTGCCGGCGATAAGGGCGCAGGCAGCCTGTGTGCGAATTTCGCACTGGGTGCCCGCATTGAAGCAGCATCGTCCGGTTCCCGGACAGGCCGTCTGCGAACAGAGCGACCCGTCACCGAAATACTGGCCGCCCTGGCTGCCGCAATCCGAGGATGTCAATTCCTGGCATTCACCACTGCCGAGGCAGCAAGCACCGACGCAAGGATTCGGCGTGCAGTCTTCGAACGCGATAAAAGAGCCACCAGCCGCGGCGCACTGGGCGCCCGTCAGGATCGAACAGTTCGCGCCAACGCAGCAGGAACCCGTTACCGATCCGCATGTAGGATTCAACTGAGCGCAGGTCTGGTCCACACGGAATCGATGGTCACCGCCCGCGAAGTCGGTGCACTGATTCGCAGGCACGTTGTCCTGGCAGGATCCGCCCTGAACCGAATCGTCGCAGCACGCGCCGTTAACGGGATTAAACGTGCCGGAAATGCAAACCGCGACGTCCTGAAGCAAGGCGTTGGGGTCGACGATTCGCACGCCGTTATGAATCAGATTGCCGGGACCGAACGGACTGCTGATCCAGCGAAAGTTGCATGGA is a window from the Phycisphaerae bacterium genome containing:
- a CDS encoding proprotein convertase P-domain-containing protein translates to MKRTFCFASLALTLCLCTAWFQGAPAVHADDKSPQDHSVQNPRVTVIDGVKQETPSKRTANTLTDADLKKLESETQPPTDSEAGDGGEPRGDVPGACCDIFSGNCSIRTATACANVGGLFQGNGTTCSPNNPCVQPIDCDVPAAPNTALSQLPPDPGTIAFTSYLSDVDANQLALVGFLTSGGDITTIRFWGLEINGATNCTRTNNNFNFTFFADAGILGGGPTNPTPEVVAQFNNVPVTRLRAANYALDGNQMSYNGQLLWEYTATLPQRVALLNGWLAIQAAADGGPCNFRWISSPFGPGNLIHNGVRIVDPNALLQDVAVCISGTFNPVNGACCDDSVQGGSCQDNVPANQCTDFAGGDHRFRVDQTCAQLNPTCGSVTGSCCVGANCSILTGAQCAAAGGSFIAFEDCTPNPCVGACCLGSGECQELTSSDCGSQGGQYFGDGSLCSQTACPGTGRCCFNAGTQCEIRTQAACALIAGSRWDAGITCATPCPIPPINDLCVNAIPIQCGETITVDNTEATTDASDPLFPCRVGGPQAGFGTIWFTFVPTTSSATIRTCSSLAPATDSILQVFSGECGALGTQLACNDDTTGCGTNGLRSSVCVTNLIVGNTYYIEVAAWAAGAVGPYAVEVICPGLTCASTGACCLPTGNCAILNEVACATQGGTYNGDATTCGTLGACCISETLCVQSNQQCCAEAGGAFLGEGVSCGESAGEPVELSASPNAAIGVATAISTINVPTSFTLGDVNVRLNIAHTWIGDLIADLEHGGTTVRIIDQPGFPIPDPTDGCAADNLVNIILDDSGTGGAIENQCVANLTSPPNYTPNNPLSAFNGMNANGAWTLTVSDAFTAADDGTLISWAIILDGTGFSPCDTDPGACCFSEGTGDCQQLNAIDCAQAGGRFQGGNTPCSGDICIPRGACCNTFDGSCQQLTQEACQALPNSNFLGDFTSCGNCPVILGACCLPDTSCIANVRINQCTPLGGSFLPLTGCGEAAGDPTTYQSNPNAPITDNNNTNVNQNVADSFIIGDVNLFLDITHTFLADLDIDLSHDGVTVRVMQDQCGANDNMQITFDDEGSAIVCASPTVGTYQPFSPLSAFDGQSATGVWTLNVFDDAGADQGTLVSWSLIIDRVGINPCDTEPGACCFSEGIGDCQLLNAVDCASASGRFQGGGTACTGDICVPRGACCNTVTGACQQLTEEACQASPNGNFLGDFTPCSQCPVVNGSCCLPNLQCVPNTQFNSCTSQGGTFNPGGECATVGACCTGVSGCTVATQACCLAAGGAYLGNGTNCGDAAGNPTTLTSTPNLAIPDAVAAGINDTINVADSFTVGDVNIVVNITHTWVGDVCVSLTHDGVTAGLIQRMGAAGACPAGAPFGCATDNLVNIVLDDEGTGGAIETQCVENLTSPPNYTPNNPLSVFNGLNSSGSWTLNVVDNAGGDLGTFVSWSLVVDGVGVNPCDTDPGACCFTETLAGCQLLNAVDCSTAGGRFQGGGTACAGDICVPRGACCNTVTGACQQLTQAACQASPNGNYLGNFTPCSQCPVVTGTCCLPNLQCLPNSQFSSCTAQGGSFNPGGNCTTTGACCLGDGSCNIATQACCLAAGGAYLGDGLNCGESAGNPTTYTANPNAPITDNTNTTVTQNIADSFTIGDVNVEIIINHTFLADLDIDLIHNGVTVRVMQDQCGANDNMQITFDDEAAPIVCAQPTVGTYQPFSPLSAFDGINASGLWTLNVFDDAAADQGTLVSWSLIIDGLGANPCDTEPGACCFSETVADCQLLDAVACASAGGRFIGGGTACSGNVCQILGACCLPVTGACQQLTSAQCSTQGGNWLGGFTNCSGCPIILGACCLPGGGCQAGVQFNPCNAQGGSFLPGQNCGDSAGNPQTFISTPNVAVPDNAPAGTSDTINVPASFVLGDVNVRLNITHTFVGDLCVSLSHNATTVDMIQRMGAVVAGTPCHVGTPFGCAQDNLNNIVLDDEGTLAIESQCVLNLTSPPNYIPNNPLSAFDGQDSAGTWTLTVIDNAATDTGTLISWELILDGQGVNPCNATPGACCVGQLDTDCSIQTAADCAALSGRYLGAGTTCTPGVCIIRGACCDSLNVTCVETTQAECVGPNRTYQGNFTTCATANCPALTGACCLGTGACQNARTLPQCNAAGGTWSGANSTCETVTGACCLSASECVITSSVCCQGLGGSFEGVGVPCGGPANNPTTYTDTANVAIPNNNPTGLSRSIVVPNSYLIADVDLSVNITIQAVGQITVNITHNGVTRSVIQRIGSPAISAFGCLQNNINVRLDDEGTGGPIENACSGGVGTPLPTSPPSFTPNQTLSAFDGMDAAGTWTIQVIDADAFGIGTLVSWSLHIDGFGAGVCASSTECTTCPGDTNGDGVLDGRDVDSFSDCLIAGGAGCPCGDMNNDSAVNLADVPGFVQTLLAGSGSCGSVPVCSTCLGDSSGDGVIDGRDCAAFVNCLLNSPGGCPCSDINGNSSVDLGDIQGFVDKLLNQTGSCN